In one Nicotiana tomentosiformis chromosome 6, ASM39032v3, whole genome shotgun sequence genomic region, the following are encoded:
- the LOC104120717 gene encoding uncharacterized protein yields MEDESFFVGQEFPDVKALRSAIKDAAIAQHFELRIVKSDLSRYCAKCASDGCPWRIRAVKLPNAPTFTIRSLEGTHTCGKNAQNGRQASVDWIVNFIEERLRDNINYKPKDILHDIYKQYGITIPYKQAWRAKERGLQAIYGSSEEGYCLLPTYCEQIKKTNPGSYAEVFTAGSESRFQRFFISFHASLHGFVKGCLPVICLGGVQLKSKYLGTLLSATSFDADGGVFPLAFGVVDEENDDSWMWYLLELRKALEMSTEKISPLTFLSDGQKSIADAVKRTFSSSCHAICVQYLSESISKEFKNSKLVQLLWKAAYSTSTTGFKEKMAEIEEVSSDAATWLQQYPPSCWALIHLDGTRYGHFSSNINEFNKWILEARELPIIQVIKLIHSKLMEEFEQRRSRSSTWSSILAPSAEKRIMEARTLAVKYKVLRSDEVEFEVLSAERSDIVNIGTRSCSCRDWQFYGMPCSHAVAALLSCKKDVYDFTVKYFTAASYRESYSKEVHPISDKLEWSRARLVRPPKCRRPPGRPEKKRLCVEDHNREKHTVRCGKCNQTGHYKTTCKAEAV; encoded by the coding sequence ATGGAGGATGAAAGTTTTTTTGTTGGCCAAGAGTTTCCTGACGTCAAGGCCTTGCGCAGTGCAATTAAAGATGCTGCTATTGCACAACATTTTGAGCTTCGCATAGTAAAAAGTGACCTGAGTCGCTACTGTGCAAAATGTGCCTCAGATGGTTGTCCGTGGCGTATTCGTGCAGTTAAGCTTCCCAATGCCCCTACCTTTACTATAAGAAGCCTTGAGGGAACACATACCTGCGGAAAGAATGCACAAAATGGACGTCAGGCTTCTGTTGATTGGATAGTGAACTTCATAGAGGAGCGCTTGCGTGACAACATAAATTACAAGCCAAAAGACATTTTGCATGATATTTATAAGCAGTATGGGATAACTATACCATACAAACAAGCATGGAGGGCAAAGGAACGAGGGCTGCAAGCTATATATGGCTCTTCTGAAGAAGGATACTGTCTATTACCTACATATTGTGAACAAATCAAGAAGACAAATCCTGGAAGTTATGCTGAGGTTTTTACAGCTGGTTCAGAGAGTCGGTTTCAGAGGTTCTTCATTTCCTTTCATGCTTCTCTTCATGGGTTCGTGAAGGGTTGCTTGCCTGTTATTTGTCTTGGTGGTGTCCAGCTTAAGAGCAAATACTTAGGTACTTTATTATCCGCCACTTCTTTTGATGCTGATGGTGGAGTATTTCCGCTTGCCTTTGGTGTTGTCGATGAAGAAAATGATGATAGCTGGATGTGGTACTTGTTAGAGTTGCGCAAGGCATTGGAGATGAGCACTGAGAAGATATCACCTCTTACATTTCTGTCTGATGGACAAAAGAGTATTGCAGATGCTGTGAAGAGGACATTTTCCTCTTCTTGTCATGCAATTTGTGTGCAGTATCTGAGTGAAAGCATCAGTAAAGAGTTCAAGAATTCAAAGCTTGTTCAACTCCTCTGGAAAGCCGCATATTCTACGTCCACCACGGGGTTTAAAGAGAAAATGGCTGAAATTGAGGAGGTTTCTTCAGATGCAGCGACGTGGCTTCAACAGTATCCTCCTTCGTGCTGGGCTTTAATACATTTAGACGGAACAAGATATGGTCATTTCTCTTCGAACATTAATGAGTTCAATAAATGGATTCTTGAAGCGCGGGAGCTTCCTATTATTCAGGTGATTAAACTGATTCACAGTAAGTTAATGGAGGAGTTCGAGCAGCGGCGGTCAAGGAGTAGTACATGGAGTTCAATTCTTGCTCCATCTGCTGAGAAGCGCATTATGGAAGCAAGAACTCTTGCTGTCAAATATAAAGTGTTAAGGTCAGATGAAGTTGAATTTGAAGTTCTCTCAGCAGAGCGGTCAGACATTGTGAATATAGGGACCCGATCTTGTTCTTGCCGTGATTGGCAGTTTTATGGGATGCCATGTTCTCATGCTGTTGCTGCTCTCTTATCATGTAAAAAGGATGTGTATGACTTCACAGTGAAATATTTCACTGCAGCTAGCTACCGCGAGAGTTATAGTAAAGAGGTACACCCCATCTCTGATAAACTTGAATGGTCGAGAGCCCGACTAGTGCGGCCACCCAAGTGTCGTCGACCACCTGGACGACCTGAAAAGAAGCGGTTATGTGTGGAAGATCATAACCGTGAAAAGCATACTGTCCGTTGTGGTAAGTGCAATCAAACTGGACATTACAAGACAACCTGCAAAGCGGAGGCTGTTTAG
- the LOC104120718 gene encoding deSI-like protein At4g17486 isoform X1: protein MGEESTSNDNNANNNNNGSSYESPVILNVYDLTPANQYTVWFGFGIFHSGVEVHGMEYGYGAHDFPISGMFEVEPKSCPGFIYRCSIPLGRIKMPPSEFQAFLENMASEYHGDTYHLISKNCNHFTDDIAQRLTGKGIPGWVNRLARVGAFCSCLLPESLQVTTVKQLPEYHLCAEEDESGSMSTATPHEPTESEDGDQDKHLLSPPVGSREVAFIRETPRSNVLPE from the exons ATGGGAGAAGAGAGCACTTCAAATGATAACAATGcaaataacaataacaatggAAGCAGCTATGAGTCACCAGTTATATTGAATGTGTATGATCTAACCCCTGCTAATCAGTACactgtttggtttggttttggaatcTTTCATTCTGGTGTTGAAG TCCACGGTATGGAATATGGATATGGAGCGCATGACTTTCCCATAAGTGGCATGTTTGAAGTGGAACCTAAGAGCTGCCCTGGTTTCATCTATAGATGTTCGATCCCATTGGGTCGTATTAAAATGCCTCCCTCTGAATTTCAAGCGTTTCTTGAGAATATGGCTTCTGAGTATCACGGGGACACCTATCACCTCATTTCCAAGAACTGTAACCATTTCACAGATGACATAGCGCAAAGACTAACAGGGAAAGGAATACCTGGATGGGTGAATCGGCTTGCCAGAGTTG GTGCTTTCTGCAGTTGTCTTCTTCCTGAGAGCCTCCAAGTGACAACTGTTAAACAGCTTCCTGAGTACCATCTTTGTGCAG AAGAAGATGAGAGTGGGTCAATGTCAACTGCAACGCCGCACGAACCAACTGAAAGCGAGGATGGTGATCAAGATAAGCATTTGTTGTCACCTCCAGTTGGAAGTCGTGAAGTTGCTTTTATAAGGGAGACCCCGAGGTCAAACGTGCTGCCTGAATAA
- the LOC104120718 gene encoding deSI-like protein At4g17486 isoform X2, producing MGEESTSNDNNANNNNNGSSYESPVILNVYDLTPANQYTVWFGFGIFHSGVEVHGMEYGYGAHDFPISGMFEVEPKSCPGFIYRCSIPLGRIKMPPSEFQAFLENMASEYHGDTYHLISKNCNHFTDDIAQRLTGKGIPGWVNRLARVGAFCSCLLPESLQVTTVKQLPEYHLCAEDESGSMSTATPHEPTESEDGDQDKHLLSPPVGSREVAFIRETPRSNVLPE from the exons ATGGGAGAAGAGAGCACTTCAAATGATAACAATGcaaataacaataacaatggAAGCAGCTATGAGTCACCAGTTATATTGAATGTGTATGATCTAACCCCTGCTAATCAGTACactgtttggtttggttttggaatcTTTCATTCTGGTGTTGAAG TCCACGGTATGGAATATGGATATGGAGCGCATGACTTTCCCATAAGTGGCATGTTTGAAGTGGAACCTAAGAGCTGCCCTGGTTTCATCTATAGATGTTCGATCCCATTGGGTCGTATTAAAATGCCTCCCTCTGAATTTCAAGCGTTTCTTGAGAATATGGCTTCTGAGTATCACGGGGACACCTATCACCTCATTTCCAAGAACTGTAACCATTTCACAGATGACATAGCGCAAAGACTAACAGGGAAAGGAATACCTGGATGGGTGAATCGGCTTGCCAGAGTTG GTGCTTTCTGCAGTTGTCTTCTTCCTGAGAGCCTCCAAGTGACAACTGTTAAACAGCTTCCTGAGTACCATCTTTGTGCAG AAGATGAGAGTGGGTCAATGTCAACTGCAACGCCGCACGAACCAACTGAAAGCGAGGATGGTGATCAAGATAAGCATTTGTTGTCACCTCCAGTTGGAAGTCGTGAAGTTGCTTTTATAAGGGAGACCCCGAGGTCAAACGTGCTGCCTGAATAA